Below is a genomic region from Spartinivicinus marinus.
GTAAATACCGCTAATGAAAAGCAAGCACCATAAAAGACTCATCAGGTATCCAGCTGCTTTAGCATCCAACCGGCCAACGCCGCAATACCCAATACCACAATGGGCGAAACCACATAAAAAACAGCCACACCAAATCGAAAGCCTGTACTGGGCCAAACCAGGATAACCATAAAATCAAATAGGCCATGTCCTATCGCCAGTGCCAATATAGATACTGAAAAATAGCGCAATACAGCCAACAACACCCCTAACGCGAAATAATAAGGCAAGGTATGTAAACCATTATGAAAATGATACAATGCAAACAGCACACTGCTCATTAATATAATTAAGCCTGGATGATGATTATTGTTAAAAAATGGCAACCCTCGGAATAAAATTTCTTCGGTTAAACCAATCAGTACCAGGTAATAAAAAAGCCCCCCTCCCACGACCAATTGCCTCCAAGATAGACTATGGAGTAATTGAACTCTTTCAGCACCCACCAGTCCTGCCGCATACCCAATAATAATCACTGACAAAAATCATAATATCAGTTGTTATCTAAACAAGCCGTTCGTAATATAACTTTGATATGCTGTAACTAGCTGCGCAACCAATATTTTGCTGATCTTCAACCACTAGTACGGATAAACTGCTCATAACCATTCTTTATTTAACACTAATTGAAGTATTTTTTTTCAGCAATTCACCAGCAGCTGTCAGTTCTTGGGGAGTATTGATATTCATCAGTTGTGAATGAAATAAAGCGGGTACTTGCCAAGGTTTAGCTTCTATACCAGTTAGCCAATCAAACACTTTGCGATTACCTTGTTGTAACTGCTGTTCAATACGCAATGCATCTGCCCTTTTAACTAAGCAGTGGAGAAAATGTCCTTGCTTTTCCGTTTGTAAGTAACTGGTTGGGTTAGCAGTTAAGTTAACTTCATTGATCCAAGTGACCAACAAGCTTGCGGTGATTAATGGGGTGTCAGTGGGTACACACAATAACCAAGGGGTATCGACTTGTTTTGCCGTTGCTAAAATACCCGCTAACGGGCCTTCATATTGGTTTGGCTCAGCATCTTTTACTAATTGCCTGGTAATTTGCTGATACTGATTGAAGTGACGATTGCAACTAATGTAGACATCCGTAGCCACCCCCTCCATTGCCTGCTTAACCCAACTAACCAGCGGTTTACCCGCTAATTCAATTAAGCCTTTGTCCTGGTAGCCCATTCGGCTTGCCTGGCCACCGGCCAAAATAATGCCAGTTATTTTATGTTCCGCACATGAAGGTAACAAATCAGTTGAGTCGCTCATAAGGTTCTAAACAAATAAATAAAACCATCTAAGCTTACCAATATTTAAAGGAATGATGAAATCGACTAACCCCCGATCGCAGCTTCCACATTAATCCCAGCTTCCCGCATTTTCGCTAGTTTATAACGTAAGGTACGCGGGCTAATGCCTAGTTTCACTGCTGCTTCTTTGCGTTTACCTTGCTCTTGTCGTAACGCATCAATAATTAACTGAAATTCTCGTTGTCGAACGCCATCACATAACTGAGCCTGATGACTACACTCTGACAGCGACATCTCTGATGGCGGCGAATCAACCATAGTGGCGACGGGAACAGTTGTATGAAAGACAGGTGAGTTAACCTGAATATCACTCATCAGCTGCTCTGGTGATAGGTCAACACATAAGTCACTGGCATAAATGATATCGCCCGGTTGTAAAATTAATGCCCGTTGTATGGCATTATCCAGCTCCCTGACATTGCCAGGCCAGTGATAATGCAACAATTGTTGTTTAGCTGATGCATCTAAGTGCACGGGCACCCGCTGCATTTTTTGACAATGCTGGCTAAATAATCGCTCGGCAATCGGCACAATATCTGCTGGTCGCTCCCGTAATGGCAACAACTGCAGTGGAAATACACACAGCCGGTAGTATAAATCTTCACGAAAACTACCCGCTTTCACTTGCTCCAACATGTCTCTATTTGTGGTTGCTAGCACTCGAACATCTAGCGAAATCGTTTTTCGGCCCCCGACTCGCTCAACTTCTCTTTCTTGTAATACCCGTAATAACTTAGCTTGCAGCCCCAAAGCCATTTCTGAAATTTCATCCAGCAATAATGTGCCGCCCTCTGCTTGCTCAAATTTACCTGGCATACTTTGATAGGCACCCGTAAACGCCCCTTTTTCATGGCCAAATAAAGTGGCTTCCAGCATATTTTCAGGGATTGCAGCACAATTAATTGCAATAAAAGGTTGTTTAACCCTCGCTGATTGTTGATGGATATAGCGGGCTAATACTTCTTTACCAGAGCCACTTTCCCCTGAAATTAATACAGTAGAATCTGAAGCAGCTACCCGCTTTGCTAAAGCCAACAACTGTCGACTGGTTTCTGCTACTGCTACAGGGCTATCGGCTTCTTTGATATTAGAGCAGCCAGTAATGACCCTGCCAACAATATCCAATAACGCCTCTGGCGCAAATGGCTTTACCAGATAATCAATAGCCCCCATCTTCATTGCTTGCACGGCTTGATTAATGCTGCCATAAGCCGTAGCTAATAACACCGGAATTTGCGGGTAGTGCTGTTTAATATACAACAGTAGATCGTGACCATTCATTTCTGGCATATTGACATCGGTTACCACCATATCTACTCGCTGTTGACTCAGTTGCTGAATCGCTTCTTTACCATGAGGGGCCGCTCGACATGAATAGCCAGCTAATGACAAGGTATCACAAATAGCTTCCTGCAAAGCCAAGTCATCTTCTACAACTAATACGGTGTATTGACTCATTATACTTACTACCTCCATTATTCCTTTGCCAATATTTTTCGCTAAATATTTACTATTTTTTCAGATACATTGGCGGCTATCGGCTGATTTGATAAGGGAATACTGATCTGAGCGCAAGTGCCCTGATCCGGTATCGAGTGCAAGTGAAAATCTCCTTGGTGGGCACGTACCACAGCTTGTACCACAGCGATACCTAACCCTGTTCCCTGAGCTTTAGTCGTGAAAAAAGGTTCTTTCGCTTGCTTTATTTGCGCTTGACTCATACCAGGCCCGTTATCTTTAATGGTGATAAGTAATCGACTACGGGTTACCCTGGCCGTTACCCGCAACCAAACAGCCTGTTGACTAGCCGCTTCAACTGCATTAGCCATTAAATTTAAACAAGCCCCAACCAACGCATCCTGATTACACTGCAAAATTGCCTGCTGATAAACCGCCTCTTGATTAGACGTATCTTTATTTGCAGGACACTGCCATTCAATCTTCACCCGTTGAAAAACCGCTACCCCTTCTACCGCTTGCTGCAAGCTGGTAAAAAATGCTTTAACTGACAACTGATTTGCCATGGGCAGTTCCCCACGGGCAAACACCAGCATGTCTCTTACCTGTCGATCCAGGTGGCTTAACCTAGCCATGAGCTTTTCAGCAAATTTCACTTGTTGGGTCGGCGGCAGCGATCCTTTCATTAAGTGCCCCGCATATAACATAGCTGCGGAAAGTGGCGTGCGAATTTGATGAGCTAATGACGCCACCATTTTACCCAAGGCTGATAGCCGTTGATGATGACTCAATGCTTGCTGCAAACGTCGTGTTTCAGTTAAATCGTTTAACAGGATGATTTGACCTGGTTCAGACTCTAGTGAGCGAGTCGCAATACTCACTCGACGCCCGTCTTTTAGCGATATTTCGTGGCCATCATCATCACGAGGGGCAAAACAGCGTGTTATAATATTCCGCCATAGCTCTCCCAATAGTGGCTCACCTAATAAATCAACTGCCGTTTGGTTACACTCTACGACTATTCCCTGAGCATCAATGACCACGACACCTGCAGGCAAAATATGCAGTAAACTTTTTAGCCGCTGAGATAACTGTGCTTTTGCTGCAATTTCTTGTTGATATTGGGTTTTAGTTGCAGCTAACTGTTGAGCTAAACAATTCACTTGACTCTCAAGCGATTGACTTTCCCATTTAAGTGCTGAACTAAATAGTGTGGAATAAGGCACGGTTACGTTACTATCAGGCCGCAGCTGAATCATTTCCTCAGTAGTTACATCAGGTAATTCTGCTTGGCTTTTAGCGGTAGACGTGGGCTCCGCCGTGAGCGTTTTTATATAATTCGACATCGGTAAGCTCCCTGAAGACACTCAGTGGTGCCAAT
It encodes:
- a CDS encoding CPBP family intramembrane glutamic endopeptidase — protein: MIIIGYAAGLVGAERVQLLHSLSWRQLVVGGGLFYYLVLIGLTEEILFRGLPFFNNNHHPGLIILMSSVLFALYHFHNGLHTLPYYFALGVLLAVLRYFSVSILALAIGHGLFDFMVILVWPSTGFRFGVAVFYVVSPIVVLGIAALAGWMLKQLDT
- the mobA gene encoding molybdenum cofactor guanylyltransferase, whose protein sequence is MSDSTDLLPSCAEHKITGIILAGGQASRMGYQDKGLIELAGKPLVSWVKQAMEGVATDVYISCNRHFNQYQQITRQLVKDAEPNQYEGPLAGILATAKQVDTPWLLCVPTDTPLITASLLVTWINEVNLTANPTSYLQTEKQGHFLHCLVKRADALRIEQQLQQGNRKVFDWLTGIEAKPWQVPALFHSQLMNINTPQELTAAGELLKKNTSISVK
- a CDS encoding sigma-54-dependent transcriptional regulator, producing the protein MSQYTVLVVEDDLALQEAICDTLSLAGYSCRAAPHGKEAIQQLSQQRVDMVVTDVNMPEMNGHDLLLYIKQHYPQIPVLLATAYGSINQAVQAMKMGAIDYLVKPFAPEALLDIVGRVITGCSNIKEADSPVAVAETSRQLLALAKRVAASDSTVLISGESGSGKEVLARYIHQQSARVKQPFIAINCAAIPENMLEATLFGHEKGAFTGAYQSMPGKFEQAEGGTLLLDEISEMALGLQAKLLRVLQEREVERVGGRKTISLDVRVLATTNRDMLEQVKAGSFREDLYYRLCVFPLQLLPLRERPADIVPIAERLFSQHCQKMQRVPVHLDASAKQQLLHYHWPGNVRELDNAIQRALILQPGDIIYASDLCVDLSPEQLMSDIQVNSPVFHTTVPVATMVDSPPSEMSLSECSHQAQLCDGVRQREFQLIIDALRQEQGKRKEAAVKLGISPRTLRYKLAKMREAGINVEAAIGG
- a CDS encoding sensor histidine kinase — its product is MSNYIKTLTAEPTSTAKSQAELPDVTTEEMIQLRPDSNVTVPYSTLFSSALKWESQSLESQVNCLAQQLAATKTQYQQEIAAKAQLSQRLKSLLHILPAGVVVIDAQGIVVECNQTAVDLLGEPLLGELWRNIITRCFAPRDDDGHEISLKDGRRVSIATRSLESEPGQIILLNDLTETRRLQQALSHHQRLSALGKMVASLAHQIRTPLSAAMLYAGHLMKGSLPPTQQVKFAEKLMARLSHLDRQVRDMLVFARGELPMANQLSVKAFFTSLQQAVEGVAVFQRVKIEWQCPANKDTSNQEAVYQQAILQCNQDALVGACLNLMANAVEAASQQAVWLRVTARVTRSRLLITIKDNGPGMSQAQIKQAKEPFFTTKAQGTGLGIAVVQAVVRAHQGDFHLHSIPDQGTCAQISIPLSNQPIAANVSEKIVNI